A stretch of the Rhinoderma darwinii isolate aRhiDar2 chromosome 3, aRhiDar2.hap1, whole genome shotgun sequence genome encodes the following:
- the LOC142749457 gene encoding carboxypeptidase A1-like, with translation MKGILALLALVAAVTSMENFSGQQVLRILPANDEQVNIVRELENYEDLQLDFWQEPSVPERFIDIRVPFFSLQDVKVYLEFHNIQYSIMIPDLQTLLDEEKRDMKMGRAMENARSTDTFNYATYHTFDEINNFIDTLVAENPGFVSKIEIGKSYQNRPLNVLKFSTGANRPAFWIDTGIHSREWVTQASGLWFAKKIVNDFGRDQSLTATLNRMDILLEIVTNPDGYVYSHTTNRMWRKTRSPNSGSTCIGTDPNRNWDAGFGGGGSSSNPCTETYRGPSANSEPEVKSIVNYVKSHGNIKGFISIHSYSQMLLYPYGYTTARTPDNAELDSVAKVAVDALTSLYGTQYTYGSIISTIYQASGGTIDWTYNQGIKYSYSFELRDTGRYGFALPANQIIPTSEETWLGLTKIIEHTRDNL, from the exons ATGAAGGGTATTCTGGCATTACTTGCCTTGGTGGCAGCTGTCACCAGCATGGAGAATTTCAGCGG ACAACAAGTCCTGCGAATTCTGCCAGCCAATGATGAGCAGGTGAACATTGTTCGGGAGCTGGAAAACTATGAGGATCTGCAG CTGGATTTCTGGCAGGAACCCTCCGTACCCGAGAGATTCATTGACATTCGTGTACCCTTCTTCAGTCTTCAGGATGTGAAGGTCTATCTGGAGTTTCACAATATCCAGTACAGCATCATGATCCCTGACCTACAG accTTGTTAGATGAAGAAAAGAGAGACATGAAAATGGGACGTGCCATGGAAAATGCCCGTTCTACTGACACATTTAACTATGCCACATACCACACCTTTGATGAG ATTAACAACTTTATCGACACTCTGGTGGCTGAAAACCCTGGCTTTGTGAGCAAAATTGAGATTGGCAAAAGCTATCAGAATCGCCCACTTAATGTTCTGAAG ttcagCACTGGCGCTAACCGCCCAGCTTTCTGGATTGATACCGGAATTCACTCCCGCGAGTGGGTTACTCAGGCCAGTGGTCTGTGGTTTGCCAAGAAG ATTGTTAATGATTTTGGACGTGACCAATCTCTTACTGCCACCCTGAACCGAATGGATATCTTATTGGAAATTGTGACCAACCCTGATGGCTACGTGTACAGCCACACCACA AACCGTATGTGGCGTAAGACCAGATCTCCTAATTCTggctccacctgcatcggaactgaCCCCAACAGAAACTGGGATGCTGGTTTTGGAG GTGGTGGATCAAGCTCAAATCCTTGCACTGAGACCTACAGAGGACCTTCTGCCAATTCCGAGCCAGAGGTCAAGTCTATTGTCAACTATGTGAAGAGCCATGGCAACATCAAAGGATTTATTTCCATCCACAGCTATTCCCAGATGCTCCTCTACCCATATGGCTACACCACTGCTCGTACCCCAGATAACGCAGAATTG GATAGTGTTGCTAAAGTTGCAGTTGATGCATTGACCTCACTGTATGGAACACAATACACATATGGAAGCATCATCTCCACCATCT ACCAAGCCAGTGGTGGTACCATTGACTGGACCTACAACCAGGGCATCAAGTACTCTTACAGCTTTGAGCTGCGTGATACTGGCCGTTATGGTTTTGCCCTGCCAGCTAACCAGATTATCCCAACTTCTGAGGAGACCTGGCTCGGTCTTACCAAGATCATTGAGCATACGCGTGATAACCTCTAA